From the Solea senegalensis isolate Sse05_10M linkage group LG16, IFAPA_SoseM_1, whole genome shotgun sequence genome, one window contains:
- the LOC122782534 gene encoding protein FAM163A-like: MSAGTIVISGGILAGVILLCIVAVLCYCRLQYYCCKKNDSEVDVGSVVGADPLSHFPCSTCNALAMDGAAITPVSLDQLDAGSHHNHCPTCSPYPVRSAPADDVRNGGERLGFHTYYENPSFSLPPSSNPQRSSPVSYYGPTDMFPPPPRPYSTQV, encoded by the exons ATGTCCGCGGGAACGATCGTCATAAGCGGAGGAATTCTCGCCGGCGTGATACTGCTGTGCATCGTAGCAGTGCTCTGTTACTGTCGACTCCAG TATTACTGCTGTAAGAAAAATGACTCTGAGGTGGACGTGGGCTCCGTGGTCGGCGCGGACCCCCTCTCGCACTTCCCCTGCAGCACCTGCAACGCTCTAGCAATGGACGGCGCGGCGATCACCCCCGTCTCCCTGGACCAGTTGGACGCGGGCTCCCACCACAACCACTGTCCCACATGTTCGCCGTACCCCGTCCGCTCCGCGCCCGCGGACGACGTGCGCAACGGGGGCGAGCGGCTGGGCTTCCACACCTACTACGAGAACCCGTCCTTCTCCCTCCCGCCGTCCTCCAACCCTCAGCGCTCGTCCCCTGTGAGTTACTACGGTCCCACGGACATGTTCCCTCCCCCGCCACGGCCCTACAGCACCCAGGTCTGA